A region of Flavobacteriales bacterium DNA encodes the following proteins:
- a CDS encoding CPBP family intramembrane metalloprotease yields MVDKRVILSLGLLTLIGFPLLGMAIVKIFSDQPIQIMIRQTAPVWEQFAIGVPVGTLMGLIAHWLTEQPILKPSTRKYARMLGSLRLSTTEKALISVCAGFGEELLFRGAIQYFWGIWITAVFFVAIHGYLNIKDWRISIYGTVMTIFIAIMGYMHEWYGIWAAVAAHVMIDFVLLMRVQDQGPHVPMPEMD; encoded by the coding sequence ATGGTCGACAAGCGCGTCATCCTCAGTCTCGGCCTATTGACCTTGATCGGATTTCCCTTGCTGGGAATGGCCATCGTCAAGATATTCTCCGACCAGCCTATCCAGATCATGATCCGACAGACGGCTCCTGTATGGGAGCAATTCGCCATAGGTGTACCTGTAGGAACACTGATGGGACTCATCGCGCACTGGTTGACCGAGCAACCCATACTGAAACCAAGCACCCGTAAGTATGCGCGCATGCTGGGTTCTCTCCGGCTAAGCACCACAGAAAAAGCACTGATATCGGTATGTGCGGGTTTTGGAGAAGAACTCCTTTTCCGCGGTGCCATCCAGTATTTCTGGGGTATTTGGATTACGGCAGTGTTCTTCGTGGCTATCCACGGGTACTTGAACATAAAAGATTGGCGCATAAGCATATACGGCACTGTGATGACTATTTTCATTGCCATCATGGGCTATATGCACGAGTGGTATGGAATTTGGGCAGCAGTGGCAGCGCATGTCATGATAGACTTTGTCCTCTTGATGCGTGTTCAGGACCAAGGACCACATGTGCCTATGCCTGAAATGGACTGA
- a CDS encoding RluA family pseudouridine synthase, producing MSSTDRPSDPDSLEEQEDLYEHHRFVADPGQEALRIDRFLMDRVPNTSRTKLQAAALNGHIKVNDQMVKPNYKVRPGDDISIVLPYPVREIELIAEDIPLEIIYEDDDLVVIDKQAGMVVHPGYGNYTGTLVNALMFHFGELPSAEGSPEPRPGLVHRLDKNTSGAMVVAKTEEALTHLAGQFYDRSSDRRYTALAWGDLDEDGTITGNIGRSLKNRKVMDVFPDGEYGKHAVTHYKVLERLGYVTVVECKLETGRTHQIRAHMKHIGHPLFGDHEYGGDKLLKGTSFTKYKQFVDNCFKMLPRQALHARTLAITHPRSGERLEFESPLPEDMKSVIDKWRNYIASR from the coding sequence TTGTCATCGACCGATAGACCGAGCGACCCCGATTCTTTAGAGGAACAAGAAGACCTCTACGAACATCACCGATTCGTGGCCGACCCCGGACAGGAGGCCTTACGTATCGATCGATTCCTGATGGATCGAGTTCCCAATACGAGCCGGACCAAACTACAAGCAGCCGCACTCAACGGTCATATCAAGGTCAATGATCAGATGGTCAAGCCCAACTACAAGGTCAGACCAGGCGATGATATCTCTATCGTGCTCCCCTATCCGGTGCGTGAGATCGAACTCATAGCAGAAGACATCCCGCTAGAAATCATTTACGAGGATGATGACCTGGTAGTGATCGACAAGCAGGCGGGTATGGTCGTGCATCCTGGCTACGGGAATTATACAGGGACCCTGGTCAATGCACTGATGTTCCATTTCGGAGAACTGCCCTCAGCTGAGGGCTCGCCTGAGCCCCGTCCCGGTCTTGTACATCGCCTGGACAAGAACACTTCGGGAGCGATGGTGGTCGCCAAGACCGAGGAGGCCCTCACACACCTGGCCGGGCAATTCTATGACCGTAGCTCGGACCGTAGATACACGGCCTTAGCATGGGGTGATCTGGATGAGGACGGCACTATCACCGGAAACATCGGTCGAAGTCTGAAGAACCGCAAGGTGATGGATGTATTCCCTGATGGGGAGTATGGCAAGCATGCGGTGACCCACTACAAGGTGCTCGAACGATTGGGCTACGTCACTGTGGTAGAGTGCAAACTGGAGACCGGACGCACCCATCAGATACGCGCCCATATGAAACATATCGGACACCCACTCTTCGGGGATCATGAGTATGGAGGCGATAAACTATTGAAGGGCACCTCATTCACCAAGTACAAGCAATTCGTGGATAATTGCTTCAAGATGCTTCCGAGACAGGCCCTCCACGCACGGACGCTTGCCATCACACATCCCCGCTCCGGTGAACGTCTGGAGTTCGAGTCTCCTCTGCCTGAGGATATGAAGAGTGTGATCGATAAATGGAGGAATTACATCGCAAGTAGATGA
- a CDS encoding thioredoxin family protein has protein sequence MALTPTTNIPLGFQAPPFSLPDVVSGQHLEFEDIKGEKGTLVMFICNHCPYVIHVREELINIAREYSEKGVGFVAISSNDVENYPQDGPEKMKELALELDFPFPYLYDETQEVAKAYDAACTPDFDLFDSSDKCVYRGRLDDSRPGKDIPVTGRDMRAALDALIEGRSIPEKQIPSMGCNIKWK, from the coding sequence ATGGCTCTTACACCTACTACGAATATCCCTTTAGGCTTTCAAGCGCCTCCTTTCTCACTACCAGATGTGGTCAGCGGACAGCACCTAGAATTCGAGGATATCAAGGGTGAAAAAGGCACCTTGGTCATGTTCATCTGCAATCACTGCCCCTATGTGATCCATGTCCGCGAAGAGTTGATCAATATCGCTAGAGAATATTCAGAAAAAGGTGTCGGATTCGTGGCCATTTCGAGCAACGATGTCGAGAACTATCCGCAGGATGGGCCGGAGAAGATGAAGGAGCTGGCCTTGGAGCTGGACTTCCCTTTTCCCTATCTGTATGATGAGACACAGGAAGTGGCCAAGGCCTATGATGCCGCCTGCACCCCTGATTTCGATCTCTTCGATAGCTCGGATAAATGCGTGTATCGAGGTAGACTGGATGACAGTCGTCCGGGCAAGGACATCCCCGTGACAGGTAGGGATATGCGCGCGGCTTTGGACGCACTGATAGAGGGTCGGTCCATTCCTGAAAAACAGATTCCGAGTATGGGATGCAACATCAAGTGGAAGTAG
- a CDS encoding AhpC/TSA family protein translates to MKLISHACLILLILSSCGQNTNETRTSEMNETKTKSEDIQYDSSQPLQELLDERKANFNRKASDEKKRIYAEGIRSVENSGITQSAKQVGDQAPDFTLSNATGKEVTLSELLKNGPVILTWYRGGWCPYCNITLHRLQEELPHFKAAGAELIALTPELPDSSMSTAEKNDLEFTVLSDVGSHVARDYGVLFKLTDEVATIYNESFDLDNYNGDTNSELPLAATYVIDTDGVIRYAFLDADYRNRAEPSVILEHLNEL, encoded by the coding sequence ATGAAACTGATCTCCCATGCATGCCTCATACTCCTCATACTGAGTAGCTGCGGACAGAACACCAACGAAACACGAACAAGCGAAATGAACGAAACGAAAACAAAATCTGAAGACATCCAGTACGACTCGAGCCAGCCACTTCAGGAGTTGCTCGATGAGCGGAAAGCCAACTTTAACCGCAAGGCCAGCGATGAGAAGAAGCGGATATATGCTGAAGGAATACGATCGGTAGAGAACAGTGGAATCACACAATCGGCCAAGCAGGTGGGTGATCAAGCCCCAGATTTCACCTTGTCCAATGCCACAGGCAAAGAAGTAACACTGAGCGAGCTCTTGAAGAATGGTCCCGTGATCCTGACTTGGTATCGTGGAGGATGGTGCCCCTATTGCAATATCACCTTACACCGTCTCCAAGAAGAGCTTCCCCATTTCAAAGCAGCCGGTGCAGAGCTCATCGCCTTGACACCTGAGCTACCTGATAGCTCCATGAGCACAGCCGAGAAGAACGACTTGGAGTTCACCGTACTGAGCGATGTGGGCAGCCATGTGGCCCGTGACTATGGCGTACTCTTCAAACTGACCGATGAAGTGGCAACGATCTACAATGAGAGTTTCGACCTGGATAATTACAATGGGGATACAAATAGCGAACTGCCTTTAGCAGCCACCTATGTCATCGATACCGATGGCGTGATACGCTATGCGTTCTTGGATGCAGATTACCGCAACCGCGCTGAACCCAGCGTGATACTCGAGCATTTGAACGAACTCTGA
- a CDS encoding alpha/beta fold hydrolase, which produces MSKSILLFLLLLSGLSCQAQSSHIVRSGDVDIHYETFGEGPPVLIINGGPGFNSQGFSSMAEKIQAMGYQPILFDQRGTGLSPVTERNASTISMDLMVQDMEAIRQDLELDEWTVLGHSFGGILANYYASIHPEVFTAMIQSASGGIDLSLLQTAQRDITRHFTPSEMDSLNRWRRQFREGDDLGARRKYNQLFAKAYVYDEKFIPQVADRLMEGDLDLNRMVWSDLRSIPYDCKPTLQSFCRPVLVIQGIQDIIPQALAYKADSVYCNSRIVFLDQCGHYGWLDQEEQYFQSIETFLDQVHAPPCSISEVHPERFGEGLLEGDVFRGSFSPGDSIFYFFKKLDPVKEEYGIFTSERTAEGWSTPERLILGNPHSDLYPSLSRDGQRMVFTSYRPLPDSMAQEEKPQAYLWYVDKQDGTWGEPVFMHQANTLGHYHSWAEFGWYDRIYFRRTTPDWRSRSTLFVRWEDGNYSRPEAFKEVDVWIDQMDSVQVVGGSPGPSRDLIFLDVATRDPETGRRGSDIWVSQKVDGEWQVPRVLEGGLKTDGYDVFPFYSSDGYSLYFNRDFDVLYSIPLRCVYE; this is translated from the coding sequence ATGTCAAAATCTATTCTTCTCTTCCTCTTGCTACTGAGTGGCCTTAGCTGCCAAGCACAGTCTTCACATATTGTGCGATCCGGTGATGTGGACATCCACTATGAGACCTTCGGTGAAGGCCCGCCTGTATTGATCATCAATGGGGGTCCGGGATTCAATAGTCAGGGCTTTTCATCAATGGCTGAGAAGATCCAAGCAATGGGCTATCAGCCTATCCTCTTCGATCAACGAGGGACAGGACTTTCTCCAGTCACAGAACGGAATGCCTCGACCATCAGTATGGATCTCATGGTACAGGACATGGAAGCCATCCGTCAAGATCTGGAACTGGACGAGTGGACCGTGCTCGGTCACTCATTCGGAGGTATTCTGGCCAACTACTATGCATCCATACATCCGGAAGTATTCACCGCCATGATCCAGTCTGCATCTGGAGGCATCGACCTCAGTCTGTTGCAAACGGCCCAAAGGGATATCACGAGACACTTCACTCCATCCGAAATGGATTCTTTGAATCGTTGGAGACGGCAATTCAGAGAGGGGGATGACCTTGGGGCTCGGAGGAAATACAATCAGCTCTTTGCCAAGGCCTATGTGTATGATGAGAAGTTCATTCCTCAGGTAGCTGATCGACTGATGGAGGGGGACCTCGATCTCAATCGCATGGTCTGGAGCGACCTCCGATCCATACCCTACGATTGCAAACCAACCTTGCAAAGTTTCTGCCGACCTGTCCTGGTCATTCAAGGCATACAGGATATCATCCCCCAAGCGTTGGCCTACAAGGCGGATAGCGTCTACTGCAACTCCCGCATTGTCTTTCTGGACCAATGCGGTCACTATGGCTGGCTGGACCAAGAAGAACAGTATTTCCAGTCTATCGAGACCTTTCTGGATCAGGTACATGCCCCACCATGCAGTATCTCCGAAGTCCATCCTGAAAGATTTGGAGAAGGGCTCTTGGAAGGCGATGTATTTCGAGGCTCATTCTCACCTGGCGACAGCATATTCTACTTCTTCAAAAAACTGGACCCTGTGAAGGAAGAGTATGGGATCTTTACTTCCGAGCGAACAGCTGAAGGATGGTCTACGCCTGAGCGATTGATCCTAGGCAATCCCCACTCCGACCTCTATCCCAGTCTTTCGAGAGATGGACAGCGGATGGTCTTTACTTCCTATCGTCCACTTCCTGATTCCATGGCCCAAGAAGAGAAACCCCAGGCCTATCTCTGGTATGTGGATAAGCAAGACGGCACTTGGGGAGAACCTGTTTTCATGCATCAGGCCAATACGCTCGGTCACTACCATTCCTGGGCGGAATTCGGCTGGTACGACCGCATCTACTTCAGAAGGACCACCCCTGACTGGAGGTCACGCAGCACCCTCTTTGTACGCTGGGAGGATGGGAATTATTCCCGCCCCGAAGCTTTTAAAGAGGTCGATGTATGGATAGATCAGATGGATTCGGTTCAAGTAGTGGGTGGTTCTCCCGGTCCAAGTAGGGATTTGATCTTTCTGGATGTGGCCACACGAGACCCCGAAACAGGAAGACGCGGTTCGGATATCTGGGTCTCTCAGAAAGTCGATGGTGAGTGGCAGGTTCCCCGGGTTCTCGAAGGAGGATTAAAAACGGATGGATACGATGTCTTTCCCTTCTATTCATCCGATGGCTATTCGCTCTACTTCAACAGGGATTTCGATGTCCTTTATTCGATTCCTCTTCGTTGTGTGTATGAGTAA
- a CDS encoding epimerase, with the protein MKVIITGSTGMVGKGVLLECMDDAQVKGILLINRNPLGIDHPKVKEVIHRDFSEFESIKDHLSGYDACFHCMGVSSAGMNEEKYTELTYGVTEALARTLYGLNPHMVMNYVSGTGTDSTEQSITMWKRVKGRTENMILKMGFKDAYMFRPGAIIPKRGIKSKTPLYNILYIITRPIFPLLERMQSVTSTTAMGKAMINSVNYPQELKHLEGKDINVLASKSEAI; encoded by the coding sequence ATGAAAGTCATTATCACAGGTTCCACGGGAATGGTCGGCAAGGGAGTCTTGCTCGAGTGCATGGATGATGCGCAAGTAAAAGGCATCTTGCTCATTAACCGGAATCCGCTCGGAATCGACCACCCAAAGGTCAAAGAGGTCATCCATAGGGACTTTTCGGAGTTCGAGTCGATCAAAGACCACCTCAGCGGATACGATGCCTGCTTCCATTGCATGGGAGTCTCATCTGCGGGAATGAACGAAGAGAAGTATACCGAACTTACCTATGGAGTCACCGAAGCTCTGGCTCGGACACTATATGGTCTAAATCCGCACATGGTCATGAACTATGTTTCTGGCACTGGGACGGATAGCACCGAGCAGAGTATCACGATGTGGAAACGGGTCAAGGGGCGGACCGAGAATATGATACTGAAGATGGGATTCAAGGATGCCTATATGTTCCGTCCGGGGGCTATTATTCCTAAACGTGGGATAAAGAGCAAGACACCCCTTTACAACATACTCTACATCATCACGCGTCCCATCTTCCCTTTACTCGAACGTATGCAGTCGGTGACAAGCACCACGGCCATGGGAAAGGCCATGATCAATAGCGTCAACTATCCCCAAGAACTGAAACACCTGGAAGGCAAGGATATCAATGTTCTGGCCAGTAAGAGTGAAGCGATATAA
- a CDS encoding SDR family oxidoreductase gives MKTVLITGAGTGIGKASAIRLASEGYAIILVGRRREPLEAVYEGLQGEGHLILSVDVSDKAALHKALNSGVMDGRSLHGVYANAGIGGPNEYGEEDRWEQIIDINLSGAYYTVKECYPFLKASKSEYRHVLITSSCLARFGVPYYTAYCASKSGVTGLVRALAVEWANDRILVNAVLPGWVDTEMARAGIQLLADDLGQSYDQTYLEQMKMVPLQKMSDPQEIAALVAYLFSPDQRSITGQGLDINNGSFMI, from the coding sequence ATGAAGACTGTATTGATCACAGGTGCAGGAACAGGAATCGGGAAGGCAAGTGCTATCAGGCTGGCCTCTGAGGGTTATGCGATCATCCTGGTCGGGAGGCGAAGAGAGCCTTTGGAAGCGGTCTATGAAGGCCTCCAGGGTGAAGGGCATCTCATTCTTTCTGTCGATGTATCGGATAAAGCGGCTTTGCACAAGGCCTTGAATTCAGGAGTCATGGATGGGCGCAGCCTACACGGGGTCTATGCCAATGCGGGGATCGGTGGACCCAATGAATACGGAGAAGAGGATCGATGGGAACAGATCATCGACATCAATCTCAGCGGGGCCTACTACACCGTCAAGGAATGTTATCCCTTTCTCAAGGCTTCAAAAAGCGAGTACCGTCATGTGCTAATCACCAGTTCATGTCTGGCCCGATTCGGAGTGCCTTACTACACGGCCTATTGCGCGAGCAAGAGCGGGGTCACCGGGCTGGTCAGGGCCTTGGCAGTAGAGTGGGCCAATGACCGTATCCTGGTCAATGCCGTACTTCCCGGATGGGTGGATACCGAGATGGCACGAGCGGGGATCCAACTGCTCGCAGATGATCTGGGGCAATCCTATGATCAGACCTATCTCGAGCAGATGAAGATGGTCCCGCTTCAGAAGATGTCCGATCCGCAGGAAATTGCAGCCTTGGTCGCCTATCTCTTCAGCCCGGATCAACGGTCGATCACCGGCCAAGGATTGGACATCAATAATGGAAGCTTCATGATCTGA
- a CDS encoding TIGR00266 family protein, with translation MKAHEIDYTIAGDDMQIVSIHLDPNETVVAEAGAMNWMQDGISFTTRTGDGSKPDQGFFGKILDVGKRVITGESIFMTHFTNTDTGQREVSFAAPYPGKIIPLEMSELGGEILCQKDAFLCAAHGTEISVAFNKRLGSGFFGGEGFILQRLRGDGKAFLHAGGTVVKKELNNEIIRIDTGCIVAFSPNLDYSIERAGNLRSMIFGGEGLFLATLKGTGTIYLQSLPFSRLADRILMRAPKAGGKAKGEGSVLGGLGRMIDGDNF, from the coding sequence ATGAAAGCCCACGAGATAGATTACACCATTGCCGGAGATGACATGCAGATCGTCTCCATCCACCTAGACCCCAATGAGACGGTAGTGGCCGAGGCTGGAGCCATGAACTGGATGCAGGACGGCATCAGTTTCACCACACGTACCGGGGATGGATCCAAGCCTGACCAAGGATTCTTTGGAAAGATCCTGGATGTGGGAAAACGCGTCATCACCGGAGAGTCCATCTTCATGACCCACTTCACCAACACAGACACGGGACAGAGGGAAGTGAGCTTTGCTGCTCCCTATCCGGGTAAGATCATCCCGCTGGAAATGAGTGAACTGGGCGGGGAGATCCTGTGTCAGAAGGACGCCTTTCTCTGCGCAGCACATGGCACCGAGATCAGCGTAGCTTTCAATAAGCGACTAGGCAGTGGATTCTTCGGTGGAGAAGGATTCATACTCCAGCGATTGCGCGGTGACGGCAAGGCCTTCTTGCATGCAGGAGGTACCGTGGTGAAGAAGGAATTGAACAATGAGATCATCCGTATCGATACAGGATGTATCGTAGCCTTCAGCCCGAACCTGGATTATAGTATCGAGCGTGCGGGGAATCTACGCTCTATGATCTTCGGTGGAGAAGGTCTCTTCTTGGCCACCTTGAAGGGAACGGGCACCATCTATCTGCAGAGTCTCCCCTTCTCCCGCTTGGCAGACCGCATCCTGATGCGCGCCCCTAAAGCCGGTGGCAAGGCCAAGGGCGAAGGATCCGTATTGGGTGGATTGGGACGCATGATCGATGGAGATAATTTTTGA
- a CDS encoding nitroreductase: MRHNLSEITAIIRDRRTIYPEFFSDRKVHHEQIELLLNNAIWAPTHGMTQPWRFKVYMGESRSRVAEFLSKTYVQWAGEDVNEMKAERMRVRPMKASAVMVVGITPDPKERIPEIEEMGAAACAIQNMHLTATAAGLGFFWSTPKFIYTGECNAFFGFEEKDSILGLIYIGYPEGEWPKGQRRPIEYLTEWHDD; this comes from the coding sequence ATGAGGCACAACCTCAGTGAGATAACGGCCATCATCCGTGACCGGAGGACCATCTATCCCGAGTTCTTCAGTGATAGGAAGGTACATCACGAGCAGATAGAATTATTGCTCAACAACGCCATTTGGGCTCCAACACATGGCATGACCCAACCCTGGAGATTCAAAGTCTACATGGGTGAATCCCGGTCCCGAGTGGCCGAATTTCTCAGCAAAACCTATGTGCAATGGGCCGGAGAGGATGTCAATGAGATGAAGGCGGAGCGCATGCGTGTCAGACCCATGAAGGCTTCTGCTGTGATGGTGGTGGGTATCACCCCTGATCCCAAAGAGCGCATACCGGAGATCGAGGAGATGGGTGCTGCTGCCTGCGCCATACAGAACATGCACTTGACGGCTACAGCTGCCGGATTAGGATTCTTCTGGAGTACACCTAAATTCATCTATACTGGAGAATGCAATGCATTCTTCGGCTTCGAGGAGAAGGACAGCATACTGGGCCTTATCTATATCGGCTATCCGGAAGGTGAATGGCCCAAAGGACAGCGTAGACCCATC